A window of the Pseudoalteromonas sp. A25 genome harbors these coding sequences:
- a CDS encoding efflux RND transporter permease subunit has product MIEAVIRWSVGNRFFVLLTTLIIAFAGVFSLKNTPVDAIPDLSDVQVIIKTSYPGQAPQVVQDQVTFPLTTAMLSVPGAQTVRGYSFFGDSYVYIIFDDDTDLYWARSRVLEYLSQVAASLPDSAKPQLGPDATGVGWVYIYALTDKTGKHDLSQLRSLQDWFLKYELQTVPGVSEVAAVGGMVKQYQVQVDPDKLRAYNIPLDHIQTALKRGNQETGASVVEMAEAEYMVTATGYIQSVSDIEKIPLGINEQGTPLRVGDVATVNLGPQMRRGIAELNGEGEVVGGVVVMRFGENAQKTIEGVKAKLASLQGSLPEGVEVVTVYDRSKLIENAVDNLWSKLLEELAVVAIVCVVFLFHLRSSIVAVITLPLGILVSFIIMYMQGINANIMSLGGIAIAIGAMTDGAIVMIENMHKHMEKTPLTDENRWQIVAKSASEVGPALFFSLLIITVSFLPVFILEAQEGRMFAPLAYTKTYAMAAAAGLAITLVPVLMGYFIRGKVISERKNPLNRMLIALYMPVLKQVMKFPKLTIVFAIAITVVGFYPVNKIGSEFIPPLDEGDLMYMPTTYPGISIGKARELLQQTDKLIRTVPEVENVFGKVGRAETATDPAPLTMIETFIQLKPKSQWRAGVTTETLKAELNELVTFPGLTNAWVMPIKTRIDMLATGIKTPVGIKVAGADLDIIQDIGQQIERILPEVAGTASVYSERVAGGRYIKVDISRQKASRFGLNIADVQQVVATAIGGMNVTQTIEGQERYPVNLRYPQDYRDSPEQLARLPVVTPSGERIALGDVARVYIETGPPGIKSENARINGWTFIDIDGVDVGSYVANAQAHLAKNLDLPAGYSITWAGQYEYMERAKAKLSYVLPLTLAIIIILLYLNFRALSEVAIIIVTLPMAMIGGLWLMYLEGFNFSVAVGVGFIALAGVAVEIGVIMLVYLNQALQELKANAQQAGQTISQHMYREALLHGAGMRVRPVMMTVATIIIGLLPILYGSGTGSEVMSRIAAPMVGGMSSAVLLTLIVLPAIYSMVKQADIAQFNKGIENNDKNN; this is encoded by the coding sequence ATGATTGAAGCAGTCATTAGATGGTCTGTGGGCAACCGCTTTTTTGTTTTGCTCACAACATTAATTATCGCCTTTGCAGGGGTGTTTTCACTAAAAAATACCCCCGTTGACGCAATACCCGATTTATCTGACGTTCAGGTGATCATTAAAACCAGTTACCCAGGTCAAGCACCGCAAGTGGTACAAGATCAAGTCACGTTTCCATTGACCACCGCCATGTTATCTGTGCCGGGGGCACAGACAGTGCGTGGCTATTCGTTCTTTGGTGACTCCTACGTCTACATTATTTTTGATGATGATACTGACCTTTATTGGGCCAGAAGTCGCGTACTGGAGTATTTAAGCCAAGTGGCAGCAAGCTTGCCCGATAGCGCTAAGCCACAGCTTGGACCTGACGCAACAGGGGTGGGCTGGGTATACATCTATGCCTTAACCGACAAAACCGGTAAACATGATTTAAGTCAGCTAAGAAGCCTGCAAGACTGGTTTTTAAAATATGAATTGCAAACCGTACCGGGCGTGTCAGAAGTGGCGGCTGTAGGTGGTATGGTCAAGCAATACCAAGTGCAAGTTGACCCTGACAAGTTACGCGCCTACAACATTCCACTGGATCATATTCAAACCGCGCTTAAACGCGGTAACCAAGAAACCGGCGCCTCGGTTGTTGAAATGGCAGAAGCAGAATACATGGTCACGGCCACGGGTTATATTCAGTCGGTCAGTGACATTGAAAAAATTCCACTGGGGATCAATGAGCAAGGCACGCCTTTGCGAGTTGGCGATGTAGCGACCGTGAACTTGGGCCCGCAAATGCGCCGGGGCATTGCCGAGCTTAATGGCGAAGGTGAAGTGGTTGGGGGTGTAGTCGTTATGCGCTTTGGCGAAAATGCCCAAAAGACCATTGAAGGAGTCAAAGCTAAACTCGCGTCACTGCAAGGTTCATTGCCTGAGGGCGTAGAAGTAGTCACGGTTTACGACCGCTCAAAGCTGATTGAAAATGCCGTAGATAACCTTTGGAGTAAGCTACTCGAAGAGCTTGCCGTGGTGGCAATTGTCTGCGTGGTGTTTTTATTTCACTTACGCTCATCTATCGTGGCAGTCATTACCCTGCCTTTGGGCATTTTAGTGTCTTTTATCATCATGTATATGCAAGGGATCAACGCTAATATCATGTCGCTAGGTGGCATCGCCATTGCCATTGGCGCGATGACCGATGGTGCTATCGTAATGATTGAAAATATGCACAAGCATATGGAAAAAACCCCATTAACCGATGAAAACCGCTGGCAAATCGTTGCCAAGTCGGCATCGGAAGTTGGCCCTGCGTTATTCTTTAGCCTACTGATCATTACCGTCTCTTTCTTGCCCGTATTTATCTTAGAAGCGCAAGAGGGACGTATGTTTGCACCGCTTGCCTACACCAAAACCTATGCAATGGCAGCGGCAGCGGGCCTTGCTATCACGTTGGTGCCGGTGCTTATGGGCTATTTTATTCGCGGTAAAGTGATATCTGAGAGGAAAAACCCGTTGAATCGCATGCTAATCGCACTGTATATGCCAGTGTTAAAGCAGGTTATGAAGTTTCCAAAGCTCACTATCGTATTCGCTATCGCAATAACCGTCGTCGGTTTTTATCCCGTTAATAAGATTGGCAGTGAGTTTATTCCCCCTTTGGATGAAGGCGACTTAATGTATATGCCCACCACTTATCCGGGTATTTCTATAGGTAAAGCCCGCGAATTGCTACAGCAAACCGACAAGTTAATTCGCACCGTGCCTGAGGTAGAAAACGTATTTGGTAAGGTAGGCCGAGCTGAAACCGCCACCGATCCTGCCCCACTGACAATGATTGAAACCTTTATTCAATTAAAACCTAAATCTCAATGGCGAGCAGGGGTAACAACCGAAACGCTCAAAGCTGAGCTAAACGAGTTAGTCACCTTCCCTGGGCTCACTAACGCTTGGGTTATGCCAATAAAAACACGCATAGACATGTTAGCTACGGGTATTAAAACCCCTGTGGGTATTAAAGTGGCAGGCGCTGATCTTGATATTATTCAAGATATTGGCCAGCAGATTGAGCGTATTTTACCAGAGGTCGCTGGCACGGCATCGGTCTACTCTGAGAGAGTTGCCGGTGGGCGCTACATTAAGGTGGATATTTCGCGGCAAAAAGCCAGTCGATTTGGCTTAAACATCGCTGATGTACAACAAGTGGTTGCCACGGCCATAGGTGGTATGAACGTAACTCAAACCATCGAAGGACAAGAGCGTTATCCGGTTAACTTACGTTACCCTCAAGACTACCGCGACTCGCCTGAGCAGCTTGCCCGCTTACCTGTCGTTACCCCATCCGGCGAGCGCATTGCACTGGGTGATGTAGCACGTGTTTATATTGAGACTGGCCCACCGGGAATAAAAAGTGAAAACGCCCGTATTAACGGTTGGACTTTTATCGATATCGACGGCGTGGACGTTGGCAGCTATGTTGCCAATGCTCAGGCGCATTTAGCCAAGAATCTTGATTTACCAGCAGGTTATTCGATCACTTGGGCAGGTCAGTATGAATACATGGAACGTGCAAAAGCTAAACTCAGCTACGTACTGCCACTGACTTTAGCCATCATCATCATACTGCTTTATTTAAATTTCAGAGCGTTAAGTGAGGTAGCCATTATTATTGTAACCCTGCCAATGGCAATGATCGGTGGATTATGGCTAATGTATCTAGAAGGCTTTAATTTCTCGGTTGCGGTGGGTGTAGGCTTTATCGCACTGGCTGGGGTAGCTGTTGAAATTGGAGTGATCATGCTGGTTTATTTAAACCAAGCACTGCAAGAGCTCAAAGCTAATGCACAGCAAGCGGGCCAAACGATCAGTCAACACATGTACCGCGAGGCGTTGTTACACGGAGCAGGCATGCGTGTACGCCCTGTCATGATGACGGTTGCCACCATTATTATTGGTTTGCTACCTATTTTATATGGTTCAGGCACGGGGTCAGAAGTAATGAGCCGCATTGCCGCGCCTATGGTTGGCGGTATGAGTAGTGCCGTATTACTCACGCTGATTGTGCTGCCAGCTATCTATAGTATGGTAAAGCAAGCTGATATTGCGCAGTTCAACAAAGGTATCGAAAATAATGATAAGAACAATTAG
- a CDS encoding efflux RND transporter periplasmic adaptor subunit, producing the protein MSANKTTLIALLVGLALGVGVTASLQSPGSGNASNADTTDSSGEKKPLYWVAPMDSNYRRDKPGKSPMGMDLVPVYEEDSGDDHGPGSVKIAPHVVNNLGVRTAPVEFKSMHTQISTVGYVQYDEDQLVHIHPRVDGWVEKLYIKAVGNPVEKGQPLYTLYSPQLVNAQEELLIALKRNNGSLINAAKDRLKALQLSEQFIRELEKTQKVHQTITFYSPQSGVIDGLKIREGFYVKPGNTLMSIAKLDQVWVEAEVFERDTALIKQGLPVTMTLDYLPGKTWQGSVDYVYPVLNSKTRTLRVRLKFDNPNSELKPNMFAQVAIDANIDDPVILVPKESVIRTGKQDRVVLALGDGQFKSIAITIGRVGEQYIEVLDGLNQDDEVVTSAQFLIDSESSKNSDFKRMEDNAPANAVWMQGEVNSVMATHSMVNITHDPVKEWDWPAMTMDFDVAEQVDINTLKAGQTLHFEVTKTDDGNYQVTGIHIMSEPSNEVSSATVDGQINAIDKGARVLNISRGAIKKWDRPAATMDFLVSDEIDLSQFSTGDEITFTFEIRDDFVVTEIALKALDNSDASDAHTNHE; encoded by the coding sequence ATGTCAGCGAATAAAACAACTCTTATTGCATTATTAGTAGGGCTTGCACTGGGTGTCGGAGTTACCGCGAGTTTGCAAAGCCCTGGTTCAGGCAATGCCTCAAATGCAGACACAACAGATAGTTCAGGGGAAAAAAAGCCACTGTATTGGGTTGCGCCAATGGACTCGAACTATCGTCGCGATAAACCAGGCAAATCTCCCATGGGCATGGACTTAGTACCCGTTTATGAAGAAGATAGTGGCGACGACCACGGCCCTGGCAGCGTTAAAATTGCCCCACATGTGGTCAATAATCTTGGGGTTAGAACCGCGCCCGTTGAGTTTAAAAGCATGCACACACAAATCTCTACTGTGGGTTATGTGCAATACGATGAAGATCAGCTGGTGCACATCCACCCACGCGTCGATGGCTGGGTCGAAAAACTGTATATAAAGGCGGTAGGTAACCCCGTTGAAAAAGGTCAGCCACTCTATACCTTATACTCTCCGCAATTAGTAAATGCTCAAGAAGAGCTACTGATCGCCCTAAAACGTAACAATGGGTCGCTTATTAATGCCGCTAAAGATAGGCTCAAAGCCCTGCAATTATCCGAACAATTCATCCGTGAATTAGAAAAAACCCAAAAGGTACATCAAACCATTACCTTCTACTCTCCTCAGTCTGGGGTGATTGATGGGCTGAAGATCCGCGAAGGCTTCTATGTAAAACCAGGCAATACCTTAATGAGTATCGCCAAATTGGATCAGGTATGGGTTGAGGCTGAAGTATTCGAGCGTGATACCGCATTAATCAAACAAGGTCTGCCTGTAACCATGACGCTAGACTATTTGCCCGGCAAAACATGGCAAGGCAGCGTAGATTATGTCTACCCAGTGTTAAACAGCAAAACGCGCACTTTAAGAGTACGCCTTAAATTTGATAACCCTAATTCCGAGCTAAAACCAAATATGTTTGCGCAAGTGGCCATTGACGCCAACATCGACGACCCGGTGATCCTAGTGCCTAAAGAGTCGGTGATCCGCACCGGTAAGCAAGACCGCGTGGTGTTAGCACTCGGTGATGGCCAATTTAAATCAATCGCAATAACCATTGGTCGCGTGGGCGAGCAGTACATAGAGGTGTTAGACGGGTTAAATCAAGATGATGAAGTCGTCACGTCAGCGCAATTCTTAATTGACTCAGAATCAAGTAAAAACTCCGACTTTAAACGCATGGAAGATAATGCACCTGCCAACGCTGTTTGGATGCAAGGTGAGGTGAACAGCGTGATGGCCACTCACAGCATGGTGAATATTACCCATGACCCTGTTAAAGAGTGGGATTGGCCTGCGATGACAATGGACTTTGATGTTGCAGAGCAAGTAGACATTAACACCTTAAAAGCGGGTCAAACTCTGCACTTTGAAGTAACTAAAACCGATGATGGTAACTATCAAGTAACCGGTATTCACATAATGTCAGAACCATCAAATGAGGTGTCTAGCGCAACCGTTGATGGCCAAATCAACGCTATCGACAAAGGCGCTAGAGTTTTGAATATTAGTCGCGGTGCCATTAAAAAGTGGGACCGCCCTGCTGCCACCATGGACTTTTTAGTCAGCGATGAAATTGATTTGAGCCAATTCAGCACAGGGGATGAAATTACCTTTACCTTTGAGATTAGAGATGACTTTGTAGTCACCGAGATAGCGCTCAAAGCCCTTGATAATAGCGATGCGTCTGATGCGCACACAAATCATGAATAA